From a region of the Calypte anna isolate BGI_N300 chromosome 4, bCalAnn1_v1.p, whole genome shotgun sequence genome:
- the LOC103528379 gene encoding synaptotagmin-like protein 2 isoform X2 translates to MGLESKAAPSPACPQNTAGIGEERSSTPALDAPEEHEILPEPKQRLFVPLSASHKRPSIHDGSSSESDTGASPFVAATNSLHLSRKGHGISPLSTKLSEDAVPQPSVAGGEAIEGTTAGAKTPPEETYPPSKIPVKRKPSRASPRSEQSVKHTGPAENNLTKKELLASPKSLAQEGESSQSGKQSANYTISSMSSKEEDIGLDREHFQNLKNFWEKGADSVMVGNVPEEPRWVEADTQQLRLCRSLSVQSGPGQSSDEKRGVSAKTRTPYKRTITSSSEEEPSYATTTRKGLVSSIPRSKSKSSLVPRTNSLGESNGKLPSAEEEKVAQCCSKKSRLPVRAPSVKMESPPEEVSGSTSEPGTPTNESVALEHRKHTAKYPASRVQILIEPVLTDGENGDEEEAGSDLGTHDNMEINGELPEEKTCESSDKAAPGEPAGERGAVQGMDSAVYSEEDGEHSPAAQALARANSINLAKSMVNIYTTTETYSKPHLIPHQFLEPERIKELSRSSPLLLSETESDTASEISFQFHKHKKTPSTGSHSSDMASVSSVSGSVLSVYSGDFGSVDAQGTVEFALDYDEKNREFQVHVSQCKDLAVVDEKKGRSDPYVKTYLLPDKARMGKRKTSVKKRTVNPIYNEVLRYKIEKMVLLIQKLNLSVWHNDPLGRNSFLGEIEIDLASWDWSNRRLNWYPLKPRSLSAVNGVDHRGVMNLSIKYVPPGSLGPKNPPSGEVHIWVKDVKDLLQLRPSGVDSFVKCYVLPDTSKKSYQKTRVIKRDTNPVFNHTIVYDGFHTEDLKDACVELTVWDHEKLTNHFLGGIRLGLGTGLSYGISVDWMDSTQEEVAFWQEMMSAANEWIEGLLPLRSLAGRKKLK, encoded by the exons ATGGGtctggaaagcaaagctgcCCCAAGTCCTGCCTGCCCCCAGAACACTGCTGGGATAGGAGAGGAGAG ATCCAGCACACCTGCTCTTGATGCCCCAGAGGAGCATGAAATCTTGCCAGAACCAAAGCAGAGACTTTTTGTCCCACTGTCTGCATCACACAAG AGACCCAGTATACATGATGGTTCTTCCTCAGAGAGTGACACTGGAGCAAGTCCATTCGTGGCTGCAACAAACAGCTTGCATTTGTCTAGAAAAG GTCATGGAATATCTCCATTGTCCACCAAGCTTTCAGAGGATGCTGTGCCTCAACCCAGTGTGGCTGGAGGAGAAGCTATTGAAGGGACCACAGCAGGAGCAAAAACTCCACCTGAAGAAACTTACCCTCCCAGCAAGATACCAGTTAAGAGGAAACCAAGCAGAGCTTCCCCCAGATCTGAGCAGTCTGTGAAACACACGGGGCCAGCAGAGAACAACCTCACAAAgaaagagctgctggcaagccCTAAATCCCTGGCTCAAGAAGGGGAGAGCAGCCAGTCTGGGAAGCAGAGTGCCAACTATACCATCTCATCAATGAGTAGCAAAGAGGAGGATATCGGCCTCGATCGTGAACACTTCCAGAACTTGAAGAACTTCTGGGAGAAAGGAGCAGACTCTGTGATGGTGGGAAATGTGCCAGAGGAGCCCAGGTGGGTGGAGGCAGACActcagcagctcaggctgtgcCGATCGCTCTCTGTGCAGTCTGGGCCAGGCCAGAGCAGTGATGAAAAACGTGGGGTCTCTGCCAAAACAAGAACCCCCTACAAAAGGACAATAACCTCTTCTAGTGAGGAAGAACCAAGCTATGCAACCACCACAAGGAAGGGCTTGGTTTCCAGCATTCCTAGatccaaaagcaaaagcagcctGGTTCCAAGAACTAACTCTCTGGGTGAAAGTAATGGAAAGCTGCCATCCGCTGAGGAAGAGAAGGTGGCACAGTGCTGCTCCAAGAAATCCAGATTGCCTGTGCGAGCTCCTTCTGTCAAAATGGAGTCACCTCCTGAAGAAGTGTCTGGCAGCACATCTGAGCCAGGGACCCCCACAAACGAGTCTGTGGCTCTGGAACACCGCAAGCACACAGCCAAGTACCCGGCGAGCAGGGTGCAGATACTGATAGAGCCCGTGCTTACAGATGGTGAAAATGGTGATGAGGAAGAGGCAGGATCTGATCTGGGCACTCATGACAACATGGAAATAAATGGAGAGCTACCTGAGGAAAAAACGTGTGAGTCCTCGGACAAGGCAGCACCTGGGGAGCcagctggagagagaggagCTGTGCAGGGAATGGACTCGGCTGTTTACTCAG AGGAAGATGGGGAAcattctcctgctgctcaggcaCTGGCCCGAGCAAATAGCATTAATCTTGCAAAGAGCATGGTGAACATTTACACAACCACAGAGA CATACAGTAAACCTCATTTGATACCCCATCAGTTTCTTGAACCTGAAAGAATCAAAGAGCTGAGCCgatcctctcctctcctgttgTCTGAG aCTGAATCAGACACAGCTTCAGAAATCAGCTTCCAGTTTCACAAGCACAAAAAGACTCCCAGCACTGGCAGCCACTCGTCTGACATGGCATCTGTCTCCTCG GTGAGTGGCAGTGTGCTCAGTGTCTACAGTGGTGATTTTGGGAGTGTGGATGCCCAAGGGACCGTGGAGTTTGCTCTGGATTATGATGAGAAGAACCGGGAGTTCCAAGTTCATGTGTCCCAGTGCAAGGACTTGGCTGTTGTGGATGAGAAGAAAGGGAGATCTGACCC gtATGTTAAAACTTACTTGCTCCCAGATAAAGCTAGAATGGGTAAGAGGAAAACTTCAGTGAAGAAGAGGACAGTGAACCCCATTTACAATGAAGTGCTACGG tataaaatagagaaaatggTCTTGCTGATCCAAAAATTAAATCTCTCTGTTTGGCACAATGACCCACTGGGACGTAACAGTTTCTTGGGAGAGATTGAAATAGACCTGGCCAGCTGGGACTGGAGCAACAGGAGACTCAACTGGTACCCGCTGAAGCCCCGA AGCCTTTCTGCTGTTAACGGTGTGGATCATCGAGGAGTGATGAATTTGTCTATTAAGTATGTCCCTCCAGGAAGCCTAG GTCCCAAAAATCCTCCCTCTGGTGAAGTTCACATTTGGGTCAAAGACGTGAAGGATCTGCTGCAGCTGCGTCCTTCTGGAGTTGACTCCTTTGTGAAGTG CTATGTGCTGCCAGACACCAGTAAGAAGAGTTACCAAAAGACCCGAGTGATAAAAAGAGACACAAACCCTGTATTCAATCACACCATTGTGTATGATGGCTTTCACACAGAGGACCTAAAGGATGCTTGTGTTGAACTGACTGTGTGGGATCATGAAAAACTTACCAACCATTTCCTTGGAGGAATCAGGCTGGGCCTTGGGACAG gtcTGAGCTATGGCATCTCTGTGGACTGGATGGACTCCACCCAGGAGGAGGTGGCCTTTTGGCAGGAGATGATGTCAGCTGCCAATGAGTGGATTGAGGGACTGCTGCCACTGCGCTCACTGGCAGGCAGGAAAAAACTGAAGTAA
- the LOC103528379 gene encoding synaptotagmin-like protein 4 isoform X1 yields the protein MLDLSFLTEEEYEKLMKVLQRDAELKKKDGDRIRRIQGSIKDEKKKKFVTGEWFSEVKAKRFQEDLEGPDLLRASIRRKKGKLENETDEHIRMGLESKAAPSPACPQNTAGIGEERSSTPALDAPEEHEILPEPKQRLFVPLSASHKRPSIHDGSSSESDTGASPFVAATNSLHLSRKGHGISPLSTKLSEDAVPQPSVAGGEAIEGTTAGAKTPPEETYPPSKIPVKRKPSRASPRSEQSVKHTGPAENNLTKKELLASPKSLAQEGESSQSGKQSANYTISSMSSKEEDIGLDREHFQNLKNFWEKGADSVMVGNVPEEPRWVEADTQQLRLCRSLSVQSGPGQSSDEKRGVSAKTRTPYKRTITSSSEEEPSYATTTRKGLVSSIPRSKSKSSLVPRTNSLGESNGKLPSAEEEKVAQCCSKKSRLPVRAPSVKMESPPEEVSGSTSEPGTPTNESVALEHRKHTAKYPASRVQILIEPVLTDGENGDEEEAGSDLGTHDNMEINGELPEEKTCESSDKAAPGEPAGERGAVQGMDSAVYSEEDGEHSPAAQALARANSINLAKSMVNIYTTTETYSKPHLIPHQFLEPERIKELSRSSPLLLSETESDTASEISFQFHKHKKTPSTGSHSSDMASVSSVSGSVLSVYSGDFGSVDAQGTVEFALDYDEKNREFQVHVSQCKDLAVVDEKKGRSDPYVKTYLLPDKARMGKRKTSVKKRTVNPIYNEVLRYKIEKMVLLIQKLNLSVWHNDPLGRNSFLGEIEIDLASWDWSNRRLNWYPLKPRSLSAVNGVDHRGVMNLSIKYVPPGSLGPKNPPSGEVHIWVKDVKDLLQLRPSGVDSFVKCYVLPDTSKKSYQKTRVIKRDTNPVFNHTIVYDGFHTEDLKDACVELTVWDHEKLTNHFLGGIRLGLGTGLSYGISVDWMDSTQEEVAFWQEMMSAANEWIEGLLPLRSLAGRKKLK from the exons ATGTTGGACTTAAGCTTCCTGACTGAGGAGGAGTATGAGAAACTGATGaaggttctgcagagggatgctgagctgAAGAAGAAGGATGGGGATCGCATCAG GCGAATACAAGGCTCCATCAAGgatgaaaagaagaagaagttTGTGACAGGTGAATGGTTTTCAGAAGTGAAGGCAAAAAGGTTTCAGGAAGACTTAGAGGGGCCAGATCTGCTTCGGGCATCgattagaaggaaaaagggcAAACTAGAAA ATGAGACTGACGAGCACATCCGGATGGGtctggaaagcaaagctgcCCCAAGTCCTGCCTGCCCCCAGAACACTGCTGGGATAGGAGAGGAGAG ATCCAGCACACCTGCTCTTGATGCCCCAGAGGAGCATGAAATCTTGCCAGAACCAAAGCAGAGACTTTTTGTCCCACTGTCTGCATCACACAAG AGACCCAGTATACATGATGGTTCTTCCTCAGAGAGTGACACTGGAGCAAGTCCATTCGTGGCTGCAACAAACAGCTTGCATTTGTCTAGAAAAG GTCATGGAATATCTCCATTGTCCACCAAGCTTTCAGAGGATGCTGTGCCTCAACCCAGTGTGGCTGGAGGAGAAGCTATTGAAGGGACCACAGCAGGAGCAAAAACTCCACCTGAAGAAACTTACCCTCCCAGCAAGATACCAGTTAAGAGGAAACCAAGCAGAGCTTCCCCCAGATCTGAGCAGTCTGTGAAACACACGGGGCCAGCAGAGAACAACCTCACAAAgaaagagctgctggcaagccCTAAATCCCTGGCTCAAGAAGGGGAGAGCAGCCAGTCTGGGAAGCAGAGTGCCAACTATACCATCTCATCAATGAGTAGCAAAGAGGAGGATATCGGCCTCGATCGTGAACACTTCCAGAACTTGAAGAACTTCTGGGAGAAAGGAGCAGACTCTGTGATGGTGGGAAATGTGCCAGAGGAGCCCAGGTGGGTGGAGGCAGACActcagcagctcaggctgtgcCGATCGCTCTCTGTGCAGTCTGGGCCAGGCCAGAGCAGTGATGAAAAACGTGGGGTCTCTGCCAAAACAAGAACCCCCTACAAAAGGACAATAACCTCTTCTAGTGAGGAAGAACCAAGCTATGCAACCACCACAAGGAAGGGCTTGGTTTCCAGCATTCCTAGatccaaaagcaaaagcagcctGGTTCCAAGAACTAACTCTCTGGGTGAAAGTAATGGAAAGCTGCCATCCGCTGAGGAAGAGAAGGTGGCACAGTGCTGCTCCAAGAAATCCAGATTGCCTGTGCGAGCTCCTTCTGTCAAAATGGAGTCACCTCCTGAAGAAGTGTCTGGCAGCACATCTGAGCCAGGGACCCCCACAAACGAGTCTGTGGCTCTGGAACACCGCAAGCACACAGCCAAGTACCCGGCGAGCAGGGTGCAGATACTGATAGAGCCCGTGCTTACAGATGGTGAAAATGGTGATGAGGAAGAGGCAGGATCTGATCTGGGCACTCATGACAACATGGAAATAAATGGAGAGCTACCTGAGGAAAAAACGTGTGAGTCCTCGGACAAGGCAGCACCTGGGGAGCcagctggagagagaggagCTGTGCAGGGAATGGACTCGGCTGTTTACTCAG AGGAAGATGGGGAAcattctcctgctgctcaggcaCTGGCCCGAGCAAATAGCATTAATCTTGCAAAGAGCATGGTGAACATTTACACAACCACAGAGA CATACAGTAAACCTCATTTGATACCCCATCAGTTTCTTGAACCTGAAAGAATCAAAGAGCTGAGCCgatcctctcctctcctgttgTCTGAG aCTGAATCAGACACAGCTTCAGAAATCAGCTTCCAGTTTCACAAGCACAAAAAGACTCCCAGCACTGGCAGCCACTCGTCTGACATGGCATCTGTCTCCTCG GTGAGTGGCAGTGTGCTCAGTGTCTACAGTGGTGATTTTGGGAGTGTGGATGCCCAAGGGACCGTGGAGTTTGCTCTGGATTATGATGAGAAGAACCGGGAGTTCCAAGTTCATGTGTCCCAGTGCAAGGACTTGGCTGTTGTGGATGAGAAGAAAGGGAGATCTGACCC gtATGTTAAAACTTACTTGCTCCCAGATAAAGCTAGAATGGGTAAGAGGAAAACTTCAGTGAAGAAGAGGACAGTGAACCCCATTTACAATGAAGTGCTACGG tataaaatagagaaaatggTCTTGCTGATCCAAAAATTAAATCTCTCTGTTTGGCACAATGACCCACTGGGACGTAACAGTTTCTTGGGAGAGATTGAAATAGACCTGGCCAGCTGGGACTGGAGCAACAGGAGACTCAACTGGTACCCGCTGAAGCCCCGA AGCCTTTCTGCTGTTAACGGTGTGGATCATCGAGGAGTGATGAATTTGTCTATTAAGTATGTCCCTCCAGGAAGCCTAG GTCCCAAAAATCCTCCCTCTGGTGAAGTTCACATTTGGGTCAAAGACGTGAAGGATCTGCTGCAGCTGCGTCCTTCTGGAGTTGACTCCTTTGTGAAGTG CTATGTGCTGCCAGACACCAGTAAGAAGAGTTACCAAAAGACCCGAGTGATAAAAAGAGACACAAACCCTGTATTCAATCACACCATTGTGTATGATGGCTTTCACACAGAGGACCTAAAGGATGCTTGTGTTGAACTGACTGTGTGGGATCATGAAAAACTTACCAACCATTTCCTTGGAGGAATCAGGCTGGGCCTTGGGACAG gtcTGAGCTATGGCATCTCTGTGGACTGGATGGACTCCACCCAGGAGGAGGTGGCCTTTTGGCAGGAGATGATGTCAGCTGCCAATGAGTGGATTGAGGGACTGCTGCCACTGCGCTCACTGGCAGGCAGGAAAAAACTGAAGTAA
- the LOC103528379 gene encoding synaptotagmin-like protein 2 isoform X3, with translation MMVLPQRVTLEQVHSWLQQTACICLEKLSEDAVPQPSVAGGEAIEGTTAGAKTPPEETYPPSKIPVKRKPSRASPRSEQSVKHTGPAENNLTKKELLASPKSLAQEGESSQSGKQSANYTISSMSSKEEDIGLDREHFQNLKNFWEKGADSVMVGNVPEEPRWVEADTQQLRLCRSLSVQSGPGQSSDEKRGVSAKTRTPYKRTITSSSEEEPSYATTTRKGLVSSIPRSKSKSSLVPRTNSLGESNGKLPSAEEEKVAQCCSKKSRLPVRAPSVKMESPPEEVSGSTSEPGTPTNESVALEHRKHTAKYPASRVQILIEPVLTDGENGDEEEAGSDLGTHDNMEINGELPEEKTCESSDKAAPGEPAGERGAVQGMDSAVYSEEDGEHSPAAQALARANSINLAKSMVNIYTTTETYSKPHLIPHQFLEPERIKELSRSSPLLLSETESDTASEISFQFHKHKKTPSTGSHSSDMASVSSVSGSVLSVYSGDFGSVDAQGTVEFALDYDEKNREFQVHVSQCKDLAVVDEKKGRSDPYVKTYLLPDKARMGKRKTSVKKRTVNPIYNEVLRYKIEKMVLLIQKLNLSVWHNDPLGRNSFLGEIEIDLASWDWSNRRLNWYPLKPRSLSAVNGVDHRGVMNLSIKYVPPGSLGPKNPPSGEVHIWVKDVKDLLQLRPSGVDSFVKCYVLPDTSKKSYQKTRVIKRDTNPVFNHTIVYDGFHTEDLKDACVELTVWDHEKLTNHFLGGIRLGLGTGLSYGISVDWMDSTQEEVAFWQEMMSAANEWIEGLLPLRSLAGRKKLK, from the exons ATGATGGTTCTTCCTCAGAGAGTGACACTGGAGCAAGTCCATTCGTGGCTGCAACAAACAGCTTGCATTTGTCTAGAAAAG CTTTCAGAGGATGCTGTGCCTCAACCCAGTGTGGCTGGAGGAGAAGCTATTGAAGGGACCACAGCAGGAGCAAAAACTCCACCTGAAGAAACTTACCCTCCCAGCAAGATACCAGTTAAGAGGAAACCAAGCAGAGCTTCCCCCAGATCTGAGCAGTCTGTGAAACACACGGGGCCAGCAGAGAACAACCTCACAAAgaaagagctgctggcaagccCTAAATCCCTGGCTCAAGAAGGGGAGAGCAGCCAGTCTGGGAAGCAGAGTGCCAACTATACCATCTCATCAATGAGTAGCAAAGAGGAGGATATCGGCCTCGATCGTGAACACTTCCAGAACTTGAAGAACTTCTGGGAGAAAGGAGCAGACTCTGTGATGGTGGGAAATGTGCCAGAGGAGCCCAGGTGGGTGGAGGCAGACActcagcagctcaggctgtgcCGATCGCTCTCTGTGCAGTCTGGGCCAGGCCAGAGCAGTGATGAAAAACGTGGGGTCTCTGCCAAAACAAGAACCCCCTACAAAAGGACAATAACCTCTTCTAGTGAGGAAGAACCAAGCTATGCAACCACCACAAGGAAGGGCTTGGTTTCCAGCATTCCTAGatccaaaagcaaaagcagcctGGTTCCAAGAACTAACTCTCTGGGTGAAAGTAATGGAAAGCTGCCATCCGCTGAGGAAGAGAAGGTGGCACAGTGCTGCTCCAAGAAATCCAGATTGCCTGTGCGAGCTCCTTCTGTCAAAATGGAGTCACCTCCTGAAGAAGTGTCTGGCAGCACATCTGAGCCAGGGACCCCCACAAACGAGTCTGTGGCTCTGGAACACCGCAAGCACACAGCCAAGTACCCGGCGAGCAGGGTGCAGATACTGATAGAGCCCGTGCTTACAGATGGTGAAAATGGTGATGAGGAAGAGGCAGGATCTGATCTGGGCACTCATGACAACATGGAAATAAATGGAGAGCTACCTGAGGAAAAAACGTGTGAGTCCTCGGACAAGGCAGCACCTGGGGAGCcagctggagagagaggagCTGTGCAGGGAATGGACTCGGCTGTTTACTCAG AGGAAGATGGGGAAcattctcctgctgctcaggcaCTGGCCCGAGCAAATAGCATTAATCTTGCAAAGAGCATGGTGAACATTTACACAACCACAGAGA CATACAGTAAACCTCATTTGATACCCCATCAGTTTCTTGAACCTGAAAGAATCAAAGAGCTGAGCCgatcctctcctctcctgttgTCTGAG aCTGAATCAGACACAGCTTCAGAAATCAGCTTCCAGTTTCACAAGCACAAAAAGACTCCCAGCACTGGCAGCCACTCGTCTGACATGGCATCTGTCTCCTCG GTGAGTGGCAGTGTGCTCAGTGTCTACAGTGGTGATTTTGGGAGTGTGGATGCCCAAGGGACCGTGGAGTTTGCTCTGGATTATGATGAGAAGAACCGGGAGTTCCAAGTTCATGTGTCCCAGTGCAAGGACTTGGCTGTTGTGGATGAGAAGAAAGGGAGATCTGACCC gtATGTTAAAACTTACTTGCTCCCAGATAAAGCTAGAATGGGTAAGAGGAAAACTTCAGTGAAGAAGAGGACAGTGAACCCCATTTACAATGAAGTGCTACGG tataaaatagagaaaatggTCTTGCTGATCCAAAAATTAAATCTCTCTGTTTGGCACAATGACCCACTGGGACGTAACAGTTTCTTGGGAGAGATTGAAATAGACCTGGCCAGCTGGGACTGGAGCAACAGGAGACTCAACTGGTACCCGCTGAAGCCCCGA AGCCTTTCTGCTGTTAACGGTGTGGATCATCGAGGAGTGATGAATTTGTCTATTAAGTATGTCCCTCCAGGAAGCCTAG GTCCCAAAAATCCTCCCTCTGGTGAAGTTCACATTTGGGTCAAAGACGTGAAGGATCTGCTGCAGCTGCGTCCTTCTGGAGTTGACTCCTTTGTGAAGTG CTATGTGCTGCCAGACACCAGTAAGAAGAGTTACCAAAAGACCCGAGTGATAAAAAGAGACACAAACCCTGTATTCAATCACACCATTGTGTATGATGGCTTTCACACAGAGGACCTAAAGGATGCTTGTGTTGAACTGACTGTGTGGGATCATGAAAAACTTACCAACCATTTCCTTGGAGGAATCAGGCTGGGCCTTGGGACAG gtcTGAGCTATGGCATCTCTGTGGACTGGATGGACTCCACCCAGGAGGAGGTGGCCTTTTGGCAGGAGATGATGTCAGCTGCCAATGAGTGGATTGAGGGACTGCTGCCACTGCGCTCACTGGCAGGCAGGAAAAAACTGAAGTAA